In Melanotaenia boesemani isolate fMelBoe1 chromosome 7, fMelBoe1.pri, whole genome shotgun sequence, a single window of DNA contains:
- the LOC121642584 gene encoding uncharacterized protein LOC121642584 isoform X2, translating to MRALETTLVSSYPPSTQTNSGEFVHRRNYFSRRLQEMPPYVLITALFTLPVVAGEREKVQMVCVGQEFRLPVDSTSRIVTFTPDSGGPKQVLLERTAVKDSRFEWTRDKTLVLKEVSHSDQGLYANKLSVGFTYETVHLIVSECIKPYRKNYGENFEHSIPENASVLEFSPRGAPLEAMPVVLWNRTNPETSDAGRGRLQRGGKVWVAERVTQADQGNYTVRDDNGKVLSRSTLSVRGHSFNVTRFTKESLTLPLFLPVHHAHLIFTPARFPDESSLGPFDPKPPRGPVQLIREGQITDHDLRYRGIVSLNRNGSIHEVVITRLTPRHDGLYEVRDGNGNLVSSTYLHMIEKRGGSWRALFKSITVPSGMFVSLAGFILFMKRYPTCSLSQIINGIRTNRTPSPSPPSVNIQDYSQPHPPPPAYYSHTEHPGTPRKWTPRASPAHTGYTPVMIGPPRAGNQEVQRLTTESASNHNVTTEDDNSKEEEDRIFFPVPGASDCLHSTEDCVQFQIKKDGDKEKWSKSKEFFSTLPLNVDTSESCSVYTSKKLDFL from the exons ATGCGCGCTCTGGAAACGACGTTGGTATCCTCTTATCCCCcatccacacaaacaaacagtgGCGAATTTGTCCATCGGCGGAATTATTTTTCACGCAGGCTGCAG GAGATGCCACCCTACGTCCTCATCACAGCACTTTTTACCCTTCCTGTTGTCGCAG GTGAAAGGGAGAAAGTCCAGATGGTGTGTGTTGGGCAGGAATTTCGTTTACCGGTGGACTCGACTTCTAGAATTGTGACTTTTACACCGGACTCTGGGGGACCAAAACAAGTTCTGCTGGAGAGAACTGCT GTGAAGGACTCGCGTTTCGAATGGACCAGAGATAAGACGTTAGTCCTGAAAGAAGTGTCTCACAGCGATCAGGGACTTTATGCCAACAAACTATCTGTCGGATTCACTTACGAGACAGTTCACCTGATTGTTTCAG AATGCATTAAGCCCTACCGGAAAAACTATGGGGAGAACTTCGAGCACAGCATCCCTGAAAATGCTTCTGTGCTGGAGTTTTCTCCACGCGGGGCTCCGCTGGAGGCCATGCCAGTCGTGTTGTGGAACCGGACAAACCCTGAAACAAGTGATGCAGGCCGCGGACGGCTGCAGCGAGGGGGGAAGGTCTGGGTGGCAGAGAGGGTCACACAAGCAGACCAAGGCAACTACACTGTGAGAGACGACAATGGGAAGGTGCTGTCTCGCAGCACCCTCTCTGTTCGTG GACATTCCTTCAATGTTACACGCTTCACCAAGGAGTCACTGACCCTCCCCTTATTTCTCCCTGTCCATCATGCCCATCTCATTTTCACCCCTGCAAGATTTCCTGATGAATCCTCTCTGGGCCCTTTCGACCCCAAACCCCCTCGTGGCCCGGTCCAGCTGATTCGTGAAGGCCAGATTACGGACCATGATTTGCGCTATAGAGGTATCGTCTCTCTGAACAGGAACGGATCCATCCATGAGGTCGTCATCACAAGGCTCACACCGCGGCACGATGGGCTGTATGAAGTCAGAGATGGGAATGGTAACCTGGTGTCCTCCACCTACCTGCATATGATTG AAAAAAGGGGGGGCTCTTGGCGAGCACTCTTTAAATCCATCACAGTCCCCTCTGGCATGTTTGTGTCGCTGGCTGGTTTCATCTTGTTCATGAAGCGCTACCCAACTTGCAGCCTCTCACAGATCATCAACGGCATCAGAACAAACCGCACGCCATCGCCCAGCCCTCCAAGTGTTAACATCCAG GACTACAGTCAGCCTCATCCGCCCCCCCCAGCCTATTACAGTCACACCGAGCATCCTGGAACACCAAGAAAATGGACTCCAAGAGCCAGTCCTGCTCACACT GGTTACACTCCTGTTATGATTGGGCCTCCTAGAGCTGGGAATCAGGAAGTACAAAGACTGACAACTGAGAGCGCCTCTAATCATAACGTAACCACTGAG GATGACAATTCcaaagaggaagaggacagAATTTTCTTTCCTGTACCTGGAGCGTCAGACTGTCTCCACTCCACTGAGGACTGTGTTCAGTTCCAGATTAAGAAAGATGGAGATAAGGAAAAGTGGAGCAAATCAAAAGAGTTCTTTTCCACACTGCCACTAAATGTGGACACTTCTGAATCCTGCAGTGTTTACACATCAAAGAAGCTGGACTTTTTATAA
- the LOC121643189 gene encoding uncharacterized protein LOC121643189: MMTTESFLSGVRVSIFNLLIVATCGYPHKGSQSTGQSSSGANVAANYPSYHGGAHSFAAAPYSTVGHAYGSTFAHGPGLYQPVSVPGFSSSSAPMGVQAAGVSPMAQVGVQAAGVSPMAQSSTLVSGLPGAAYVTSPQVYVPVAEYDAGTQDEQPETQWAVPTTVFSEAGSADAQSIGDFVPSGSSAPSGPTLQSGETSSVVKEAELGSYQQQTEDFGYPADVAGSGQGFGQGLATVLVSGSQLGGFRPVSTGRFDRMLLYGLYPPGSYSTFSQNHEAGRDYSQAIHYLKEHATEGHASGQQQKIFPGAQ; encoded by the exons ATGATGACTACAGAGTCTTTTCTCAG TGGCGTTAGGGTCTCCATCTTTAACTTGCTGATTGTGGCAACATGTGGTTACCCCCATAAAG GGTCTCAATCCACTGGCCAGAGCAGCAGCGGTGCAAATGTTGCAGCTAACTATCCCTCTTACCACGGAGGAGCCCATAGTTTTGCAGCTGCACCATACAGCACTGTTGGACATGCTTATGGGTCCACATTTGCCCATGGTCCTGGTCTGTATCAGCCTGTTTCTGTTCCAGGGTTTAGCAGCTCTTCAGCCCCAATGGGTGTGCAAGCTGCTGGTGTGTCCCCAATGGCTCAAGTAGGTGTGCAAGCTGCTGGTGTGTCCCCAATGGCTCAGTCAAGCACCTTGGTCTCTGGTCTGCCAGGGGCTGCATATGTCACAAGCCCTCAAGTGTATGTGCCTGTGGCAGAATATGATGCTGGGACCCAGGATGAACAACCAG AAACCCAGTGGGCTGTTCCTACCACAGTCTTCTCTGAGGCGGGCTCAGCTGATGCCCAGTCCATCGGTGACTTTGTTCCTTCAGGCTCTTCTGCACCAAGTGGACCCACCCTCCAGTCTGGAGAGACCTCCAGTGTGGTCAAGGAAGCTGAGCTGGGGAGCTACCAGCAGCAGACCGAGGATTTTGGCTACCCAGCTGACGTTGCAGGATCTGGACAGGGGTTTGGTCAGGGGTTGGCCACTGTCCTTGTGTCAGGCAGTCAACTGGGTGGCTTCCGCCCTGTATCTACTGGCAGGTTTGACAGGATGCTCTTGTATGGCTTGTACCCGCCTGGATCCTACAGCACCTTCAGCCAAAACCATGAGGCAGGCAGAGACTACTCTCAGGCCATCCACTACTTGAAGGAGCATGCTACTGAAGGCCATGCTTCTGGCCAGCAGCAGAAGATCTTCCCAGGTGCCCAGTAG
- the LOC121642584 gene encoding uncharacterized protein LOC121642584 isoform X1, with translation MRALETTLVSSYPPSTQTNSGEFVHRRNYFSRRLQEMPPYVLITALFTLPVVAGWDLLGEREKVQMVCVGQEFRLPVDSTSRIVTFTPDSGGPKQVLLERTAVKDSRFEWTRDKTLVLKEVSHSDQGLYANKLSVGFTYETVHLIVSECIKPYRKNYGENFEHSIPENASVLEFSPRGAPLEAMPVVLWNRTNPETSDAGRGRLQRGGKVWVAERVTQADQGNYTVRDDNGKVLSRSTLSVRGHSFNVTRFTKESLTLPLFLPVHHAHLIFTPARFPDESSLGPFDPKPPRGPVQLIREGQITDHDLRYRGIVSLNRNGSIHEVVITRLTPRHDGLYEVRDGNGNLVSSTYLHMIEKRGGSWRALFKSITVPSGMFVSLAGFILFMKRYPTCSLSQIINGIRTNRTPSPSPPSVNIQDYSQPHPPPPAYYSHTEHPGTPRKWTPRASPAHTGYTPVMIGPPRAGNQEVQRLTTESASNHNVTTEDDNSKEEEDRIFFPVPGASDCLHSTEDCVQFQIKKDGDKEKWSKSKEFFSTLPLNVDTSESCSVYTSKKLDFL, from the exons ATGCGCGCTCTGGAAACGACGTTGGTATCCTCTTATCCCCcatccacacaaacaaacagtgGCGAATTTGTCCATCGGCGGAATTATTTTTCACGCAGGCTGCAG GAGATGCCACCCTACGTCCTCATCACAGCACTTTTTACCCTTCCTGTTGTCGCAG GTTGGGATTTACTTG GTGAAAGGGAGAAAGTCCAGATGGTGTGTGTTGGGCAGGAATTTCGTTTACCGGTGGACTCGACTTCTAGAATTGTGACTTTTACACCGGACTCTGGGGGACCAAAACAAGTTCTGCTGGAGAGAACTGCT GTGAAGGACTCGCGTTTCGAATGGACCAGAGATAAGACGTTAGTCCTGAAAGAAGTGTCTCACAGCGATCAGGGACTTTATGCCAACAAACTATCTGTCGGATTCACTTACGAGACAGTTCACCTGATTGTTTCAG AATGCATTAAGCCCTACCGGAAAAACTATGGGGAGAACTTCGAGCACAGCATCCCTGAAAATGCTTCTGTGCTGGAGTTTTCTCCACGCGGGGCTCCGCTGGAGGCCATGCCAGTCGTGTTGTGGAACCGGACAAACCCTGAAACAAGTGATGCAGGCCGCGGACGGCTGCAGCGAGGGGGGAAGGTCTGGGTGGCAGAGAGGGTCACACAAGCAGACCAAGGCAACTACACTGTGAGAGACGACAATGGGAAGGTGCTGTCTCGCAGCACCCTCTCTGTTCGTG GACATTCCTTCAATGTTACACGCTTCACCAAGGAGTCACTGACCCTCCCCTTATTTCTCCCTGTCCATCATGCCCATCTCATTTTCACCCCTGCAAGATTTCCTGATGAATCCTCTCTGGGCCCTTTCGACCCCAAACCCCCTCGTGGCCCGGTCCAGCTGATTCGTGAAGGCCAGATTACGGACCATGATTTGCGCTATAGAGGTATCGTCTCTCTGAACAGGAACGGATCCATCCATGAGGTCGTCATCACAAGGCTCACACCGCGGCACGATGGGCTGTATGAAGTCAGAGATGGGAATGGTAACCTGGTGTCCTCCACCTACCTGCATATGATTG AAAAAAGGGGGGGCTCTTGGCGAGCACTCTTTAAATCCATCACAGTCCCCTCTGGCATGTTTGTGTCGCTGGCTGGTTTCATCTTGTTCATGAAGCGCTACCCAACTTGCAGCCTCTCACAGATCATCAACGGCATCAGAACAAACCGCACGCCATCGCCCAGCCCTCCAAGTGTTAACATCCAG GACTACAGTCAGCCTCATCCGCCCCCCCCAGCCTATTACAGTCACACCGAGCATCCTGGAACACCAAGAAAATGGACTCCAAGAGCCAGTCCTGCTCACACT GGTTACACTCCTGTTATGATTGGGCCTCCTAGAGCTGGGAATCAGGAAGTACAAAGACTGACAACTGAGAGCGCCTCTAATCATAACGTAACCACTGAG GATGACAATTCcaaagaggaagaggacagAATTTTCTTTCCTGTACCTGGAGCGTCAGACTGTCTCCACTCCACTGAGGACTGTGTTCAGTTCCAGATTAAGAAAGATGGAGATAAGGAAAAGTGGAGCAAATCAAAAGAGTTCTTTTCCACACTGCCACTAAATGTGGACACTTCTGAATCCTGCAGTGTTTACACATCAAAGAAGCTGGACTTTTTATAA